The Gemmatimonadaceae bacterium genomic interval ATCGGCCTTGGCGTCGATGTCGTCCTTGTTCAGCAGCACCTCGGCAAACTGCATCACCTCGCGCAGCCCCCAGGTGAGCGGCGAGACGTTGTGCTGCAGCGCGGGATTGGAGCGGAGCGTGTTGAGCGCGAATCCCCTGGCCTTGTAGGGCGCGAAGTAGCGCACGTTGGCGAACGGCGCCGCTGGCACGCCCAGTCGCTCGTACATCGCCCGGTCGTGCTCCTCCAGCGAGGCCGCCTGGTCGAGGAAGCAGAGGTCGGGCCCCTTCACGTTGAACGCGACCGCGGCCACCGATCCCTTCGACTGAGGGAAGTGCGCGAAGATCGACGCGAGCAACCACTCCACCGCCGACGTCTTGGTCGCGAGTCCGGACACTCCGGTGATGTTGAGGTGCGCCGCCTCGGGGCCGAGGAGAAAGTCCGCGTCGAGATAGACGGGCGACTCCATGCCACCGGCGCGGTAGAGTCCGACGGGGATCCCGGTGCCCTCCCCGTCGCGCAGGTAGCCATCCATGCGCAAGGCGATGGCGACATCGCGATCGTGGGCCAGAAAGACCTGCCCCATCGGCACCGGCTGCAGCGGCTCATCCGGGACGTGGCGCAGCACCGCCGCGGTGTACAGGCGGATCTCCGCGCGCTCCGTCGCCGCGCGAGAGGCGCGAGCGGGGTCACTGTCGGAGCCGATGACGTCGTGCAGCGGGGAGACGAGGTCCGAGTACGACATGCCGTCGGTGACGACGCCGTACACCTTCGGCAGCACCCCGTCGATGGCGTTCGCGCCCTCCACGCGCACGATCGTCCCGATCCCGACGGGTGAGTTGAGCGCCGTCCAGAAGTGGAACTCATGCGTCGTGTTGGGACGGCGCTCCGTTGCCACGACGCGCCCTAGAAGAAGGGGCGGGACGTCGAACGGCGCTTCGCTGCGAGGGTCGTTTCGGGGGTCGCGGGCGGGCGATTGGTGCGTCGATGCGGACATCGGCTCAGGCGCGATTCGGGAGGCGGGGCGCGAGGAAGGTAGCGCGCGGCGACAAGGTGTGACGCGCGCGCCAATGGTACGGCGTGATCACGACGAACCCAGGCGCCCGAGCGTGGCGCGCAGGTAGACCTCGCAGTCGCGGATTCCATACGCCATGGTGTCCCATCGCGCGTCGGGGAGGGCGAGCGGTGACGCCTCTGCGGCGACCCACTGCGACACCTCGTCACACGCCGCGTCGGCGTCGGGCGCAATGGCTGCCAGCGCCGCCAGCGACAACTCGATGCGCGCCAGTCCCCACAGCGGGTCGTGCCCTCCGCTCGGGCGCAGGCGCAGGTACCACGAGGCCACCGGCTCGCGCCAGCGCGACTCCACGACGAAGAGCGACGATCGCTCGTTCGCGCGGAGCGCCATTACCGTTGCCAGCGCGGCGCCGGTGGCGTACAGCGTGTGGTGCGACTTGATGACCCCCACGGCGCGCGCCCCGCCGAGCACCGTGGCCGACGGGGAGAGTCCGCCATCGACATAGAGCGGGGCGTGCGGCGTAGCCGCGCACCATTCGTCGGCCAGCCGCTGCTCGAGCGCCTCGCGCCCGCGCTGCACCAGTTGCACAGCGCGACGCAGCATCTGCTGGGGATGGAGCTCCTCGAGGGGAAGGTTGTCCTCGGTGGTGTCGACGAGCGGCCGTTCCGTTGCCTCCAGCGCCGCGGTGACCGCGCTCGGGAGCGCCGCGACCGGCGCGAAGATCGCCTCGTCGGTGAGCGGGAGGTCGCCCCAGGTCACCAATCGCCGATCGACGCGCGCGCGCACCACCGCCCCCGATCGCCCATGCACGATGGGGACGGTGCCGACGTAGGCGAGGACGCGACTCTCCTGCACGCCATCGAGGAAGGCGGCGAAGGCGCCCGGCTGTGGATCGTTGGGCGAAGGCGCCAGGAGCGCGTGCGCGCGCATGGCAGCGTCGCACAGGAGGGGGGCGGCGCGGGTGCGCGGGGCGTCCTGCGCGGAGAGCGAGACCTCGAGGGCGGCACCGCCGGGATCGACCGCGTGTGCCAGCGTGCCTAACGCCTCGCGCAGCGCGCGCGCCGTCAGTTGACGCCGATGTCCCACGCCTGCTCGAGGTCGCCCCTGGAGTACGCCCGGAAGGCCGTCAGCGTCTGCGTGCGCGTGATTCCCGCAACGGCGGGGAAGCGCTCGGTCACCACTTCGGCGATCTGTTCGTAGTTAGGCACCTTCACGATCGCGACCAGGTCCCATTCCCCCGACACCGAGTACACCTCCTGGACCCCGTCGATGCCGGCAATGGCGCGCGCCGTGTCGGGAATGTGCTTCGGGTCGGCCTTGATCAGGACAATCGTGGTGATCACGGTTCGTCGGGAAACGGGGGAACGTCGAGGAGCCACAACCCAGCCATGCGGTCGCGACGGTCGATGTCGACCAGGAGGTCGCGCGCGATGCGCACGGTCCGGGTCTCGCGCGTGGCGCCGAGCCGGAAATGTATCGTGCGCTCCGCCCGGTCCGCTTCCGCCTGCAGATGCGTGTTCACCTCGACGGCGACGCGCTTTCCCTGCTCCACGGCACCGACGATGACCGTGCCGTCCTCGACCTCTCCCGGGGGCGCCAGGTCGGCGCGCTTCTTCACGTCGGGCCAGACGGCGACCTCAACGCCGCGGATCCGACCGGCGCGGACGTCGAGGATGAGCCAGGAACCGTCGCTCCCTTCCAGCTCGAGGGCGGTCGACCTCGGCCGCTCCGCCGGCTCGGGGGCCCGCACGACGGCGGAGAGGATGTCGGTGTCGGCATCCCAGGTGTACTCGACGGCTTCGGGGGCCCCGACGCACGGTTCGACGCGCACTGGGATGTTCACGTCCCCTCCTCGCTCCACTGGGTGGGCTTCGAGCGCGATCGCTTCTCCCATAATACGCCCGGTACCGCGAGTCCGAACAGAGCGGAGACCGGCCACCGCCGGCCACCGCCGGCCACAGCCAGCCACAGCCGGCCACAGCCGGAGTGGAGCAGTTCGCGAAACCCAGCCCTCCCAGGCGGCCGGTGCCTGGCGGAGCGGAGGTGTGCCAGGCCTCGCCGACCTGCGACGCGCTGAAACGCTAGCCCCTGAGCGACTTCCAGAGACGGATGGCGCGCGTGACCCCCTCGACCACGTCACCTTGCGGCGCGGCGTAGGAGGCGCGGACCCACTCCGGATTCTGGAAGGCGGCGCCGGGAACCATTGCCACCCCCTCGTCCTCGAGCAGGCGCGCGGCGAAGGCTGACCCGGGCTCCGCGTGCCCCGGGAAGGCCGCCGCGACATTGAAGTAGAAGTAGAACGCTCCCGCGGGCCTAACGAGCGGAAGCGACGGCTCGGCGGCGAAGACGGCGAGCCCGGCATCGCGCCGCACGCGGTACTGCGCCACCATCGCCGCGATCTCCGAGGCCGATTCACCAAGGCGCGAGAGCGCGGCGAGCGCACCGTACTGCGAGATCGACGCCGTGTGGAAGGTCGCGTGCGACTGGAACGCCGTCATCGCCTTGGACAGCGCGCGCGGCGCCACCGTCCACCCCACGCGCCACCCCGTCATGGCGTATGCCTTGGCCACGCCGTCCACCACGACCAGGTGGTCGCGCGCTTCGGCCACGTGCAGCGCGCTCGGCGCCTCGCCCTCGTAGCTGATGCGACGGTAGATCTCGTCGCTGATCACCCACCAGCCGCGCGTGCGCGCCAGCGCCAGGATGTCCCGCAGCTCGCGGGTCGTGTAGACGGCACCCGTGGGATTGCACGGCGAGTTGAGCATGAGCCCGCGCGTGCGCGGCGTCGCGGCGGCGGCCAGCATCTCCGCCGTCACCTTGAGGTCGTTGGCGGGGTCGCCCATGACCGCCACCGGGGTGGCGCGCGCCAGCTGCACCATCTCGTAGTACGACGTCCAGCTGGGGGTCGGGATGAGCACCTCGTCGCCGGGCCCAAACAGGCAAAAGCATGCGTTGAACAGCGACTGCTTGGAACCGTTGGAGACCACCACGTCGAGCGGCGCGACGTCGGCGGCGGCCGGCCCGTACGAGCGCGTCAGCTCGGCGATCGCCGCGCGCAGCGCAAGGATCCCCTCCGTGGGCGTGTAGTGCGTGTGCCCGGCATCGATGGCCGCCTTGGCCGCCTCGCGAATGAAGCGCGGGGTGTCGAAATCCGGCTCCCCCGCGCCGAGGTCGACGATCGCGCGCCCCTCGGCCTTGAGGGCCTTGGCGCGCTGCGAGACGGCAATCGTCGCCGACTCCCGAAGGAGGGCGATGTTGGGAGACGGCGAGAATTCGAGGGCCATGGCGTGGATATCGGTGGACTTGGGCGCTCGCACGATAGGAGCCGGGTCGCGAAGAGCGTATCTTACTCGTTCTTGCAGGACCAACGCGAGCGCACGCGCGACGTGCGCGATTGACAAGTGAGGCTTTGTGGAGCAGGACGAGAGCGGCGTGGCGAAAAGCCAGCACGTGGTGCACGTGCTACCGCCGGGAGATGCACGCCAGGCTGGCGTGGTGGGCCCCCAGGTGCAGCGGGCCGGGAAGGAAGGAGAAGGAGTGCAGGTGCTCGTGCTGACGCCGAGCGCCGAAACCGCCGCCTGGATCGCGCGGCTGGTCAACAGCGCCGCCAGCGACGAGTCGGTGTTGCTGGTCCCGGTCACGGCCCCGGCGCGCGCGGCGCGCCGCCTGGCCGCCGGCGTGCGCGCGCTCGCGGCGACCCCCGCCGATGCCCTGGCGCTCGTGCGCGGGGCCGCGCTCAAGCTGGAGGGGCTCCAGACGCTGGTGATGGTCGACGGCGTCGAGCTGCTCGACAGCGCCAGCGAGGCGCTGGCCACCCTCGTGAGCGAGCTCCCACGCGGCGCGGAGCGCGTGCTCATTGCCAGCGCGTTCGATGAGGCGCTGGAGAGCTTCGTCGAGGCGCACATGCGCCGCGCCCGGCGCATGACGTACGAACCGCTCCCCACTGCCGGCGGGAACCTGCAGTACTTCGTGACCTCGCGCGGCGAGCGCGCGACGGCGCTGCGCCGCCTGCTCGACGTCCTCGATCCGGCGCGGGCGACCGTGGTATGCGAGGAACCCTTCACGGCGGCCGCCCTGCGCGCGCTTGCGTCCATTGGCTACCGCGGCGACGACGCCACCGTGCGTCTGGCCACCGGGGCCATCGACGCCCACGAGCCGCTGATCGTCGCGTTTGGCGCGCCGGCGAGCGGCGCCGCGCTGCAACGCCTCACCGACGCCACGCCCAGGCAGTGCGTCGTCCTCGTCTCGCCGGAGGAACTCGCCGGCTTCTTGCGGCTGGCGGGGCCGCGCGCGACGCCGCTGGCGCTGTCGACCGTCCCGGTTGCCGCGCGCGCCGCCGACGAGGCGCTCCGCGACGAGCTGCGAAGTGTGCTCAACGCGCGCGCCCTGCACCGCGAGGTGCTGACGCTGGAGCCGCTGCTGGCCGAGCGTGATGCCGTGGAAGTTGCCGCGGCGGCGCTGCGCATGCTCGAGGTCGAACGCGAGAAGGGGAAGTCGAAGAAGAGCGCGCGCGTCGTCGAGGCGCCCGCCGTTGCCGCACCCACCGAGCGCGTTGCCCCCGCCGGCACGTCGTACACGCGACTCTTCATCAACGTGGGAGAGCGAGACGGCGCGCGGAAAGGCGACTTTGTCGGGGCCATTACCGGCGAGGCGCAGGTTGCCGCCGACTCCCTGGGGAACATCGAACTGCGCGACACCTTCACGATCGTCGAGGTGGCGTCGGAGCTGGCGCAACAGGTAATCGGCGCGCTCAACGGCACCTCGATTCGCGGACGCAAGGTGATGGCGCGCGAGGATCGTGGTCCCACCGAGCGCGAAGGAGCCCCGCGTGAGGGGCGCTTCGATCGTGGCGATCGCCCGGATCGTGGCGATCGTGGCGGGCGTCCGTTCCGCGGTGGCGAGCGCGGCGATCGCGGGGGCGATCGTCCGGCGCGTGGCGGGTTCCGTGGTGGTTTCGGCGCGCGCGGCGAACGGAGCGATCGTGGTGATCGTGGTGATCGTGGCGATCGTGGTGAGCGTGGTGAGCGTGGCGATCGCGGCGATCGTGGACCGCGCGGCGGCGATCGCGGTGGTTTCCGCGGCGGCGATCGCGATCGTGGAGGCTTCCGCGGAGGCTTCCGCGGCGGATTTGGTGGCGGCTTTCGCGGTGAGCGGAGCGATCGCGGCGATCGCGGTGATCGGAGTGATCGCGGTGAACGCGGCGGCTTTCGCGGGCCGCGCCGGGATCGCGACGAGCCCGGCGGTCCGCGCGCGATTCACGAGTCGCGTGAGTGGAGCGAACGCGGCGATCGGCTGCGCCACTCCCGCGCTCGCCGCGGTGAGGACTGATCCAGGCGTTCGCATGAGCGCCACACGGGAGACACGGCACGGATGACGACACTGCAGCTGACGGGCGGTTGGATCGAGGTGATCGCCGGGGTGATGTTCAGCGGCAAGTCGGAGGAACTCATGCGCCGCGTGCGGCGCGCGATCATCGCCCGCAAGCGCGTCCAGGTGTTCAAGTCGCACCTGGACGACCGCTATGCGGGACTCCTCCGGGTGTCGAGTCACGACGGACGGTCGGTGGACGCCATCCCGGTCGATTCAGCGGCGCAGGTTGCCGCCCGGATCGACCCGATGGCGCACGTGATCGCGATCGACGAGGCGCAGTTTCTCGATGAGGGGATCTGCGACCTCGCGACGTCGCTCGCCAACCGCGGGCGGCGCGTCATCCTCGCCGGGATAGATACCGACTTTCGCGGGGAGCCGTTCGGCCCCATGCCGCGGCTGCTCGCCATTGCCGAGGTGGTCGACAAGCTGCACGCCATCTGCGTTCTCTGCGGCGCACCGGCGTGCCGCAACCAGCGCCTGATCCACGGCGAGCCGGCGGCGTGGGACTCCCCCGTCATCATGGTGGGGGCGGCCGATTCGTACGAAGCGCGATGTCGTGCCTGCCACGTGGTGCGCCGGCGGGACGAGGCGCAGCGCGCGCTGGGGATCTGACGGCACATCCGTCCGCGCGGCGCTGGACGCGCGCATCCGCGGGTCCCCACAAACAGGCAACGGCGCCCCCCGGGCGCCGTTGCCTGTTTCCATCCCCTGCGTGGTCGCCCGTGCCTACGGCGACGATTGCAGCCGGCGGTAGAACTGGGCGACACCGATCGCGTTGAACTGCGCCGGGT includes:
- a CDS encoding Lrp/AsnC ligand binding domain-containing protein; the protein is MITTIVLIKADPKHIPDTARAIAGIDGVQEVYSVSGEWDLVAIVKVPNYEQIAEVVTERFPAVAGITRTQTLTAFRAYSRGDLEQAWDIGVN
- a CDS encoding pyridoxal phosphate-dependent aminotransferase; its protein translation is MALEFSPSPNIALLRESATIAVSQRAKALKAEGRAIVDLGAGEPDFDTPRFIREAAKAAIDAGHTHYTPTEGILALRAAIAELTRSYGPAAADVAPLDVVVSNGSKQSLFNACFCLFGPGDEVLIPTPSWTSYYEMVQLARATPVAVMGDPANDLKVTAEMLAAAATPRTRGLMLNSPCNPTGAVYTTRELRDILALARTRGWWVISDEIYRRISYEGEAPSALHVAEARDHLVVVDGVAKAYAMTGWRVGWTVAPRALSKAMTAFQSHATFHTASISQYGALAALSRLGESASEIAAMVAQYRVRRDAGLAVFAAEPSLPLVRPAGAFYFYFNVAAAFPGHAEPGSAFAARLLEDEGVAMVPGAAFQNPEWVRASYAAPQGDVVEGVTRAIRLWKSLRG
- a CDS encoding DbpA RNA binding domain-containing protein → MAKSQHVVHVLPPGDARQAGVVGPQVQRAGKEGEGVQVLVLTPSAETAAWIARLVNSAASDESVLLVPVTAPARAARRLAAGVRALAATPADALALVRGAALKLEGLQTLVMVDGVELLDSASEALATLVSELPRGAERVLIASAFDEALESFVEAHMRRARRMTYEPLPTAGGNLQYFVTSRGERATALRRLLDVLDPARATVVCEEPFTAAALRALASIGYRGDDATVRLATGAIDAHEPLIVAFGAPASGAALQRLTDATPRQCVVLVSPEELAGFLRLAGPRATPLALSTVPVAARAADEALRDELRSVLNARALHREVLTLEPLLAERDAVEVAAAALRMLEVEREKGKSKKSARVVEAPAVAAPTERVAPAGTSYTRLFINVGERDGARKGDFVGAITGEAQVAADSLGNIELRDTFTIVEVASELAQQVIGALNGTSIRGRKVMAREDRGPTEREGAPREGRFDRGDRPDRGDRGGRPFRGGERGDRGGDRPARGGFRGGFGARGERSDRGDRGDRGDRGERGERGDRGDRGPRGGDRGGFRGGDRDRGGFRGGFRGGFGGGFRGERSDRGDRGDRSDRGERGGFRGPRRDRDEPGGPRAIHESREWSERGDRLRHSRARRGED
- a CDS encoding thymidine kinase, translated to MTTLQLTGGWIEVIAGVMFSGKSEELMRRVRRAIIARKRVQVFKSHLDDRYAGLLRVSSHDGRSVDAIPVDSAAQVAARIDPMAHVIAIDEAQFLDEGICDLATSLANRGRRVILAGIDTDFRGEPFGPMPRLLAIAEVVDKLHAICVLCGAPACRNQRLIHGEPAAWDSPVIMVGAADSYEARCRACHVVRRRDEAQRALGI